The proteins below come from a single Alnus glutinosa chromosome 9, dhAlnGlut1.1, whole genome shotgun sequence genomic window:
- the LOC133877670 gene encoding disease resistance protein RPV1-like, with product MVSHKYLNVAKYQVGIESRVQAINALLRIEMSDICMVGISGVGGIGKTTIAKAIYNSIACQFEATCFLANVRENSKQECGLVQLQETLLFEILGDSSLKIDIVDRGITIIKERLCNKKVLLVIDDVDQLIQLKTLSGEHDWFGLGSRIIITTRDEHLLTKHNVRLYKMNGLDHNEALQLFSQHAFQSDKPNDDFLKLTKDALRYAGRLPLVLKVLGSNLFGRDKNHWKSELKKYKKIKEKNILEKLKISYNGLEESEKNIFLDIACFFKWENVEYVTKILDNCDFVPYIGIKVLMDKSFITIDGLNRLDMHDLLQDMGREIVRQESPKKPGKRSTLWFHEDVRSGTNKIQGILVDLPERDLKCLSSKTFKKMKRLRLFINHNASFFRELGHLSYELRVLDLIECPLQSLPSNFHGKKLVVFRIHNSPLKDLKQAFENLENLRIIKFSECKFITKIPDISRISNLEELCVSRCESLVEVHDSVGFLDKLTVLSFYKCSNLINLPRSLRLRSLKTLDLEHCSRLENFLEIECKMECLSRLQLSHTAMKELPSSIVYLTGLSELFLTSCENLTHLPSSIHQLQHLKTLSVIGCLRLVKLSTNESTISSSTELFSSPPSELFSLPPSANSGISNGGCSSIFSKDPFNDC from the exons ATGGTAAGTCATAAATACTTAAATGTCGCCAAGTATCAAGTTGGAATCGAGTCTCGTGTACAAGCCATCAATGCGCTTTTAAGAATTGAAATGAGTGACATATGCATGGTAGGAATTTCTGGAGTTGGTGGAATAGGTAAGACAACTATCGCCAAAGCGATCTATAACTCGATTGCTTGTCAATTTGAAGCTACCTGTTTTCTTGCAAACGTTAGAGAAAATTCAAAGCAAGAGTGCGGTCTAGTCCAATTGCAAGAGACACTTCTTTTTGAGATCCTAGGCGACTCAAGTTTGAAGATTGACATTGTTGATCGAGGAATCACTATTATAAAGGAAAGGCTTTGCAATAAAAAGGTTCTTTTAGTTATTGATGATGTGGATCAATTGATCCAATTAAAAACATTATCCGGAGAACATGATTGGTTCGGTTTGGGAAGTAGAATCATCATAACAACAAGAGATGAACATTTACTAACTAAGCACAATGTTCGCTTATACAAGATGAATGGATTGGATCACAATGAAGCTCTCCAGCTCTTTAGTCAACATGCCTTCCAAAGTGACAAacctaatgatgattttttgaAACTCACAAAAGATGCATTACGCTATGCTGGGCGCCTCCCACTAGTTCTAAAAGTGCTAGGTTCGAATCTATTCGGAAGAGACAAAAATCATTGGAAAAGTGAattgaaaaagtacaaaaaaattaaggagaaaAATATTCTTGAAAAGCTTAAAATAAGTTATAATGGATTGGAGGAAAGTGAGAAGAATATTTTCCTTGACATTGCTTGTTTCTTCAAATGGGAGAATGTAGAATATGTCACTAAAATACTAGACAATTGTGATTTCGTTCCATACATTGGTATTAAAGTGCTTATGGATAAATCTTTCATAACTATTGATGGGCTTAACAGATTGGACATGCACGACTTATTGCAAGATATGGGCAGAGAAATTGTTCGTCAAGAATCACCCAAAAAACCTGGCAAACGTAGTACGTTGTGGTTTCATGAAGACGTCCGTTCT GGAACAAACAAAATTCAAGGCATATTAGTGGACTTGCCGGAACGAGACTTGAAATGCTTGAGTTCCAAAACATTCAAGAAGATGAAACGCCTGAGATTGTTTATAAATCATAATGCAAGCTTCTTTAGAGAGCTTGGTCATCTCTCTTACGAGTTAAGAGTGTTGGATTTGATTGAATGTCCTTTACAATCTTTACCATCCAATTTTCACGGAAAGAAACTTGTCGTTTTTAGAATACATAATAGCCCCCTTAAGGATCTGAAGCAAGCATTCGAG AATTTGGAAAACCTGAGAATTATAAAATTCTCTGAGTGTAAATTCATAACAAAAATCCCTGATATTTCAAGGATCTCAAATTTAGAGGAATTATGTGTTTCAAGATGCGAAAGTTTAGTTGAGGTTCATGACTCTGTTGGATTCCTTGATAAGCTTACCGTTCTGTCATTTTACAAATGCTCTAACCTTATCAACTTGCCAAGAAGCCTCAGGTTGAGATCTCTCAAAACTCTTGACCTCGAACATTGTTCGAGGCTCGAGAACTTTCTTGAAATTGAGTGTAAAATGGAATGCTTGAGTCGACTTCAATTGAGCCACACTGCTATGAAAGAACTGCCTTCATCCATTGTATATCTCACTGGGCTTTCAGAACTGTTTCTAACAAGTTGCGAAAACCTTACACATCTCCCAAGTAGCATTCATCAGTTGCAGCATCTAAAGACTCTTTCTGTCATCGGATGTTTGAGACTCGTTAAGCTTTCAACGAATGAATCTACAATTTCATCTAGTACAGAGTTATTCTCATCGCCTCCTTCAGAATTATTCTCATTACCTCCTTCAGCGAATTCAGGCATTTCAAATGGTGGTTGTTCCTCAATTTTCAGTAAGGACCCCTTTAATgattgttaa
- the LOC133878283 gene encoding uncharacterized protein LOC133878283 isoform X1 — MEEAADQYLGLDCGAHAALPPALVSLAPFSSPSPRRLSTGGFAQASYPAPVPPKRMAWVSLQGRLINAEEASSVRSVGGGLSRDEAIAWELFSPVQRFLIVAVIGVAAAESKKNRLILRLTKSVELRDQVLSSMQQKLDSLFQQVNYVRDYSSGRGEMAFTKNLESSCNDAFGSDNVTFVDCGCWFCDQHRVLYNGLPGSSVRKASSGDEMLQYKFAISNEAEPEERRMSDLSDWASSVTSSADIQMNTSAIEQDIYNFKKDNEEKDATIKELTTLLHSSDFAGSKRIAELEDIIRRKNTIITRLKKDMVVLEQKVVHFTRLRRSSFPLSDSNLNSEQRPHMTENLLYDMDSTTSPSSSDSDSSPSNQPHAPVAKMEEISVENNYSTSTRNQMSAPAKPPGSFVRPTDWSSKSRSGSPLKEISTNRKSDSISSSRQKQLIVGDSSRKSRRRHLTGSKDATPQKRWI; from the exons ATGGAGGAAGCCGCCGACCAGTATCTCGGCTTAGATTGCGGGGCTCACGCGGCTTTGCCTCCAGCTCTGGTATCTCTCGCGCCGTTCTCTTCGCCGTCCCCGCGCCGGCTCTCAACCGGCGGCTTCGCGCAGGCGAGCTACCCCGCCCCCGTGCCACCAAAGCGGATGGCCTGGGTGTCCCTACAGGGGCGGCTCATCAACGCCGAAGAGGCGAGCTCGGTTAGGTCTGTCGGTGGCGGCTTGAGCCGCGACGAGGCTATAGCTTGGGAGCTATTCAGCCCGGTCCAGAGGTTCCTCATCGTGGCGGTGATCGGCGTTGCCGCAGCGGAGTCGAAGAAAAACCGACTCATTTTGCGGCTCACGAAATCTGTGGAGCTTAGG GATCAGGTGCTGTCAAGCATGCAACAGAAGCTTGACAGTCTGTTCCAGCAGGTGAATTATGTTAGGGATTACTCGAGTGGTAGGGGCGAGATGGCATTCACCAAGAATTTGGAGTCATCATGTAATGACGCTTTTGGTTCTGATAATGTCACATTCGTTGATTGTGGTTGTTGGTTTTGTGATCAACATCGTGTCCTGTATAATGGGTTGCCG GGCAGCTCTGTTAGGAAAGCCTCCAGTGGGGACGAGATGCTCCAATATAAATTTGCTATCTCAAACGAAGCAGAACCAGAGGAGCGCCGCATGTCTGATTTGTCAGATTGGGCTTCAAGTGTCACATCTTCTGCTGACATCCAG ATGAACACCTCTGCAATTGAACAAGACATTTACAACTTCAAGAAGGACAATGAGGAGAAAGATGCCACTATAAAGGAGTTAACCACTCTACTCCACTCATCTGATTTTGCTGGTTCAAAG AGGATTGCAGAGTTGGAAGACATTATACGTAGGAAAAACACGATAATTACAAGACTAAAGAAGGACATGGTTGTCCTAGAACAAAAG GTGGTGCACTTCACTAGGCTTCGGAGATCCTCCTTCCCTCTCTCAGACTCAAACTTAAACAGTGAGCAGCGTCCACACATGACAGAAAATCTCCTATATGATATGGATAGTACTACCAGTCCTTCATCTTCTGATTCAGACTCTTCCCCTTCGAATCAACCACATGCTCCTGTTGCTAAAATGGAGGAAATTTCTGTTGAGAATAACTACTCTACTTCTACAAGAAACCAGATGTCAGCGCCAGCAAAACCGCCAGGTTCTTTTGTGAGACCAACAGATTGGAGCTCAAAATCTCGATCAGGAAGTCCACTTAAAGAAATATCTACAAATCGGAAATCCGATTCAATTTCTTCTTCGAGGCAAAAGCAGTTAATTGTTGGAGATTCTTCAAGAAAGAGTAGAAGGCGACATCTAACTGGATCCAAGGATGCAACTCCTCAAAAGAGATGGATTTA G
- the LOC133878283 gene encoding uncharacterized protein LOC133878283 isoform X2 produces the protein MEEAADQYLGLDCGAHAALPPALVSLAPFSSPSPRRLSTGGFAQASYPAPVPPKRMAWVSLQGRLINAEEASSVRSVGGGLSRDEAIAWELFSPVQRFLIVAVIGVAAAESKKNRLILRLTKSVELRGSSVRKASSGDEMLQYKFAISNEAEPEERRMSDLSDWASSVTSSADIQMNTSAIEQDIYNFKKDNEEKDATIKELTTLLHSSDFAGSKRIAELEDIIRRKNTIITRLKKDMVVLEQKVVHFTRLRRSSFPLSDSNLNSEQRPHMTENLLYDMDSTTSPSSSDSDSSPSNQPHAPVAKMEEISVENNYSTSTRNQMSAPAKPPGSFVRPTDWSSKSRSGSPLKEISTNRKSDSISSSRQKQLIVGDSSRKSRRRHLTGSKDATPQKRWI, from the exons ATGGAGGAAGCCGCCGACCAGTATCTCGGCTTAGATTGCGGGGCTCACGCGGCTTTGCCTCCAGCTCTGGTATCTCTCGCGCCGTTCTCTTCGCCGTCCCCGCGCCGGCTCTCAACCGGCGGCTTCGCGCAGGCGAGCTACCCCGCCCCCGTGCCACCAAAGCGGATGGCCTGGGTGTCCCTACAGGGGCGGCTCATCAACGCCGAAGAGGCGAGCTCGGTTAGGTCTGTCGGTGGCGGCTTGAGCCGCGACGAGGCTATAGCTTGGGAGCTATTCAGCCCGGTCCAGAGGTTCCTCATCGTGGCGGTGATCGGCGTTGCCGCAGCGGAGTCGAAGAAAAACCGACTCATTTTGCGGCTCACGAAATCTGTGGAGCTTAGG GGCAGCTCTGTTAGGAAAGCCTCCAGTGGGGACGAGATGCTCCAATATAAATTTGCTATCTCAAACGAAGCAGAACCAGAGGAGCGCCGCATGTCTGATTTGTCAGATTGGGCTTCAAGTGTCACATCTTCTGCTGACATCCAG ATGAACACCTCTGCAATTGAACAAGACATTTACAACTTCAAGAAGGACAATGAGGAGAAAGATGCCACTATAAAGGAGTTAACCACTCTACTCCACTCATCTGATTTTGCTGGTTCAAAG AGGATTGCAGAGTTGGAAGACATTATACGTAGGAAAAACACGATAATTACAAGACTAAAGAAGGACATGGTTGTCCTAGAACAAAAG GTGGTGCACTTCACTAGGCTTCGGAGATCCTCCTTCCCTCTCTCAGACTCAAACTTAAACAGTGAGCAGCGTCCACACATGACAGAAAATCTCCTATATGATATGGATAGTACTACCAGTCCTTCATCTTCTGATTCAGACTCTTCCCCTTCGAATCAACCACATGCTCCTGTTGCTAAAATGGAGGAAATTTCTGTTGAGAATAACTACTCTACTTCTACAAGAAACCAGATGTCAGCGCCAGCAAAACCGCCAGGTTCTTTTGTGAGACCAACAGATTGGAGCTCAAAATCTCGATCAGGAAGTCCACTTAAAGAAATATCTACAAATCGGAAATCCGATTCAATTTCTTCTTCGAGGCAAAAGCAGTTAATTGTTGGAGATTCTTCAAGAAAGAGTAGAAGGCGACATCTAACTGGATCCAAGGATGCAACTCCTCAAAAGAGATGGATTTA G